In Vigna radiata var. radiata cultivar VC1973A chromosome 3, Vradiata_ver6, whole genome shotgun sequence, the following proteins share a genomic window:
- the LOC106756736 gene encoding NDR1/HIN1-like protein 10 → MADKQPHLNGAYYGPAIPTAEPPRYRPQRERGCCCCLFGILWKILVVLIVLVGLAILIFWLVVQPRSFKFHVTEADLTQFEYNANNSTLDYNMVLNFTARNPNKKLNIYYDKVEALAFYEDARFSNDDVITHMNSFRQYTKSSSPMSAVFSGQQVVTLNNEQVSQLNEHKSEGVYEFYVRLNFRIRYRLGDVISGDFKPKAKCHIKVPSADNASQTFQTTKCDIDY, encoded by the coding sequence ATGGCCGATAAGCAACCCCATTTGAATGGTGCTTATTACGGTCCCGCCATTCCCACAGCGGAACCACCACGCTACCGCCCTCAACGCGAAAGAGGCTGCTGTTGCTGCCTCTTCGGAATCTTGTGGAAGATTCTGGTTGTACTCATCGTTCTCGTTGGCCTCGCAATCCTCATATTCTGGCTGGTTGTTCAACCCCGCTCCTTCAAGTTCCATGTCACGGAAGCCGACCTAACCCAATTCGAGTACAACGCCAACAACAGCACCCTCGACTACAACATGGTCCTGAACTTCACCGCACGCAACCCCAACAAAAAACTGAACATCTACTACGACAAAGTGGAAGCATTGGCATTCTACGAGGATGCCAGATTCTCCAATGACGATGTGATAACGCACATGAACTCGTTCAGGCAGTACACGAAGAGCAGTAGCCCCATGAGCGCTGTTTTTTCAGGCCAGCAGGTGGTGACACTAAACAATGAACAAGTATCTCAGTTGAACGAACACAAGAGTGAAGGCGTTTACGAATTCTATGTGAGACTCAACTTCAGGATTCGATACAGACTTGGGGATGTTATCTCTGGTGACTTCAAACCCAAGGCCAAATGTCATATCAAGGTTCCCTCCGCTGACAATGCCTCTCAAACCTTTCAGACCACCAAGTGCGACATCGATTACTAG
- the LOC106756735 gene encoding NDR1/HIN1-like protein 10, with product MADKQPHLNGAYYGPAIPTAEPPRYRPQRERGCCCCLFGILWKILVVLIVLVGLAILIFWLVVQPRSFKFHVTEADLTQFEYNADNSTLDYNMVLNFTARNPNKKLNIYYDKVEALAFYKDARFSNDDVITHMNSFRQYTKSSNPMSAVFSGQQVVTLNNEQVSQLNEHKSEGVYEFYVRLNFRIRYRLGDVISGDFKPKAKCHIKVPFANSASQPFQTTKCDIDY from the coding sequence ATGGCCGATAAGCAACCCCATTTGAATGGTGCTTATTACGGTCCCGCCATTCCCACAGCGGAACCACCACGCTACCGCCCTCAACGCGAAAGAGGCTGCTGTTGCTGCCTCTTCGGAATCTTGTGGAAGATTCTGGTTGTACTCATCGTTCTCGTTGGCCTCGCAATCCTCATATTCTGGCTGGTTGTTCAACCCCGCTCCTTCAAGTTCCATGTCACGGAAGCCGACCTAACCCAATTCGAGTACAACGCCGACAACAGCACCCTCGACTACAACATGGTCCTGAACTTCACCGCACGCAACCCCAACAAAAAACTGAACATCTACTACGACAAAGTGGAAGCATTGGCATTCTACAAGGATGCCCGATTCTCCAATGACGATGTGATAACGCACATGAACTCGTTCAGGCAGTACACGAAGAGCAGCAACCCCATGAGCGCTGTTTTCTCAGGCCAGCAGGTGGTGACACTAAACAATGAACAAGTATCTCAGTTGAACGAACACAAGAGTGAAGGCGTTTACGAATTCTATGTTAGGCTCAACTTCAGGATTCGATACAGACTTGGTGATGTTATCTCTGGTGACTTCAAACCCAAGGCCAAATGTCATATCAAGGTTCCATTCGCTAACAGTGCCTCTCAACCTTTTCAGACTACCAAGTGCGACATCGATTACTAG
- the LOC106757199 gene encoding NDR1/HIN1-like protein 1: MSVKECHHHKGKKHKLFKRIFWGIVIFAFIVLLTVLIIWAILKPTKPTFILQDVTVFGFNATVPNLLTSSFQVTLSSRNPNDKIGIYYDRLSTYVSYRNQQVTYRTSIPPSYQGHKEEDVWSPFVYGNNVPVAPYNFLGLSQDQSDGNVLVIVKVDGKVRWKVGSFTSGHYNLYVRCPAFITFGPRSTGIALGNNAVKYQLVQRCTVGV; encoded by the coding sequence ATGTCGGTGAAGGAGTGCCACCACCACAAGGGAAAGAAGCACAAGCTCTTCAAACGCATATTCTGGGGTATAGTCATCTTCGCGTTCATCGTGCTGCTCACGGTTCTCATAATCTGGGCGATTCTCAAGCCAACCAAGCCAACCTTCATCCTCCAAGACGTCACCGTGTTCGGGTTCAACGCCACCGTCCCGAACCTCCTCACCTCAAGTTTTCAGGTCACGCTTTCCTCGCGCAACCCCAACGACAAAATCGGCATCTACTACGACCGTCTCAGCACCTACGTCAGCTATAGGAACCAGCAAGTCACGTACCGAACCTCAATCCCTCCCTCCTACCAAGGTCATAAGGAAGAAGACGTGTGGTCCCCATTCGTCTACGGAAACAACGTCCCCGTCGCGCCCTACAACTTCCTCGGCCTCAGTCAGGATCAGTCTGACGGCAACGTCCTCGTCATCGTTAAAGTTGACGGTAAAGTCCGATGGAAGGTCGGCTCCTTTACCTCCGGCCACTACAACCTCTATGTAAGGTGCCCTGCTTTCATAACCTTTGGCCCTCGAAGCACCGGGATTGCTCTCGGCAATAACGCCGTCAAGTATCAACTGGTTCAGCGCTGCACCGTCGGGGTTTGA
- the LOC106757498 gene encoding uncharacterized protein LOC106757498, whose protein sequence is MDPSHDGREHHPKGSFSYEPSSHMHGHGSQSPSMAAPPNMMYYSPGMGYEPPLKGYPPRYDPYPNDYPPQPPRYDPYPPQPQVYHYPAGPYFNDPPTHHDTGENKAFYRGFLICCCVLLTGLFVATLVMALIMHPKLPTYTVNSLSVANFNASTTLTADWNTTFSIQNVNDKLSGFLSDFKVDLLHKNDVLAMSYVPDFELDKKEVKRIDSKMSSIGFSFLTPDMHEMVKEQASGSVSLILRIASMVEFKSSTFTTRMSLVLAICDGLKVVFQNKTGNGELDNEGKPISCQLYM, encoded by the coding sequence ATGGATCCATCCCATGATGGCAGAGAACATCATCCAAAAGGATCTTTCTCCTATGAGCCCTCTTCCCACATGCACGGTCATGGTTCACAATCACCATCCATGGCGGCACCACCAAACATGATGTATTACTCACCAGGAATGGGATACGAGCCACCTCTCAAAGGTTATCCTCCAAGATATGACCCATACCCTAATGACTACCCTCCACAACCTCCAAGATATGACCCATACCCTCCACAACCTCAAGTATACCATTACCCCGCAGGCCCATACTTCAACGATCCACCCACCCATCACGACACTGGTGAAAACAAAGCCTTCTATCGTGGTTTCCTAATATGTTGCTGTGTATTATTAACCGGCCTCTTCGTTGCCACCCTTGTCATGGCGCTAATTATGCACCCCAAACTACCCACTTACACCGTTAATTCCCTCTCCGTCGCCAACTTCAACGCCTCTACTACGCTAACCGCGGATTGGAACACCACCTTCTCCATTCAAAACGTCAACGACAAGCTTAGCGGGTTCTTATCCGACTTCAAGGTGGATCTGTTGCACAAAAACGACGTTTTAGCTATGAGTTACGTACCCGATTTCGAGTTGGACAAGAAGGAGGTTAAGCGAATCGACTCGAAGATGTCGTCGATTGGGTTTTCGTTTTTGACGCCGGACATGCATGAGATGGTGAAGGAACAAGCCAGTGGCTCCGTTTCGCTCATTCTGAGGATTGCTTCCATGGTGGAGTTCAAGTCTAGCACATTTACCACAAGAATGTCGTTGGTACTAGCGATTTGTGACGGCTTGAAGGTTGTCTTTCAGAACAAGACCGGTAACGGCGAGTTGGACAATGAAGGAAAGCCCATTAGTTGCCAACTTTATATGTGA